The following coding sequences are from one Leptolyngbya sp. NIES-3755 window:
- a CDS encoding hypothetical protein (similar to AA sequence:cyanobase_aa:LBDG_15600): MQSNLFTSVLLPLALAIVMLGMGLSLVPDDFRRITRDPKAVAVGTVCQVLLLPLIGALITLIVPMHPAIAVGLIVLAVCPGGPSSNLITYLAKGDVALSVTLTAVSSIITVFTIPIFTNLALQRFLGQSAAIALPIGQTMLQIFLITLLPIAIGMLIRQRFPTTAKRLEKQMGRIALGLLALIIGLILIREGSKLPGFIVQVGLGVLLLNLAATIVGFLAGKVFRLPFTQQICIAIEVGIQNGTLAIAITAGLLNNPDMAVPAAVYSLLMYVTGFGAILYGRKSNLALK, translated from the coding sequence ATGCAGAGCAATTTATTTACTTCTGTTTTGCTACCGCTGGCTTTAGCGATCGTGATGTTAGGAATGGGCTTGAGTCTCGTGCCTGATGATTTTCGCCGCATTACCCGCGATCCAAAAGCAGTCGCAGTCGGAACAGTGTGTCAGGTTTTGCTATTACCGCTGATTGGAGCACTGATCACTTTGATTGTTCCGATGCACCCTGCGATCGCGGTTGGCTTGATTGTACTTGCAGTCTGTCCAGGCGGTCCGTCCTCAAATTTGATTACTTATCTTGCCAAGGGCGATGTTGCTTTATCGGTGACATTAACCGCTGTCAGTAGCATTATTACGGTGTTCACGATTCCCATTTTTACGAATCTTGCCTTGCAACGTTTTTTAGGACAAAGTGCAGCGATCGCGCTTCCGATCGGACAAACGATGCTGCAAATCTTTCTAATTACGTTGCTCCCGATTGCGATCGGCATGTTGATTCGTCAACGATTTCCCACAACTGCGAAACGGCTCGAAAAGCAGATGGGAAGAATTGCACTTGGGCTACTTGCGCTCATTATTGGATTGATCCTAATTCGCGAGGGTAGTAAGCTTCCAGGATTTATTGTGCAGGTAGGACTTGGCGTACTCTTGCTAAATTTGGCAGCAACCATTGTTGGATTTTTGGCGGGGAAGGTGTTTCGATTACCATTCACTCAGCAGATTTGTATTGCGATCGAGGTTGGGATTCAAAATGGAACATTAGCGATCGCCATTACCGCTGGTCTATTAAATAATCCTGATATGGCAGTTCCAGCGGCAGTTTATAGCTTACTCATGTATGTCACTGGGTTTGGAGCAATTCTCTATGGTCGAAAATCAAATCTTGCGCTGAAATAA
- a CDS encoding hypothetical protein (similar to AA sequence:cyanobase_aa:LBDG_45460) — protein sequence MTKRTSPNDLQNWDDAQDLDHLVNDKRSHKRATPAKGRRRNRRYENRLLKSQLENDGLDED from the coding sequence ATGACAAAGCGAACTTCTCCAAACGATCTCCAAAACTGGGATGATGCCCAAGATCTTGATCATTTAGTGAACGATAAACGTTCTCACAAACGTGCGACTCCCGCCAAAGGTCGCCGCCGCAATCGTCGCTATGAAAATCGATTGCTCAAATCTCAATTGGAGAATGATGGCTTAGATGAAGATTAA
- a CDS encoding 3-deoxy-7-phosphoheptulonate synthase (similar to AA sequence:cyanobase_aa:LBDG_52350) gives MKDAKLVLKSHSDHQSIVSLSKEVSIGGQEIVIIGGPCAVESLTQMETVARELKSAPIQALRGGVYKPRTSPYAFQGAGLEGLEILATVSKQYDLPVVTEVMAISQIEEISAYADMLQVGSRNMQNFDLLKALGQAGKPILLKRGLAATIEEFVMAAEYVMSHGNPNVVLCERGIRSFDSYTRNVLDLGAVAALKQLTHLPVIVDPSHAAGRRELIADLSRAAIACGADGLIIESHPDPDQSVSDAQQALSIEAMTQLVRSIKPVAEAVGRKMYGVECPQFAIV, from the coding sequence ATGAAAGATGCCAAGTTAGTCCTCAAATCCCATTCTGACCATCAATCGATCGTTTCTTTATCCAAGGAAGTCTCGATCGGCGGTCAAGAGATAGTCATTATCGGCGGTCCGTGTGCGGTTGAAAGTTTGACGCAGATGGAAACCGTAGCTCGTGAACTCAAATCGGCTCCGATTCAAGCATTAAGGGGAGGTGTGTACAAACCGCGCACTTCCCCTTACGCTTTTCAGGGCGCAGGGCTGGAAGGATTGGAAATTTTGGCAACGGTGAGCAAGCAGTATGATTTACCTGTGGTTACTGAAGTGATGGCGATTTCGCAGATTGAAGAGATTTCGGCTTATGCAGATATGCTGCAAGTTGGAAGCCGCAATATGCAGAATTTCGATTTGCTCAAAGCACTGGGACAAGCTGGAAAGCCGATTTTATTGAAGCGGGGACTGGCGGCAACCATTGAAGAATTCGTCATGGCAGCCGAGTACGTCATGAGTCATGGAAATCCGAATGTGGTTCTCTGTGAGCGGGGGATTCGGAGCTTCGATAGTTACACTCGGAATGTGCTCGATCTTGGTGCGGTCGCTGCTCTGAAACAGTTGACTCATCTGCCTGTGATTGTTGATCCGAGTCATGCAGCGGGACGACGAGAACTGATTGCAGATTTGTCGAGAGCCGCGATCGCATGTGGAGCCGATGGATTGATTATCGAAAGCCATCCTGATCCTGATCAATCGGTGTCGGATGCACAGCAAGCTTTGTCGATCGAGGCAATGACGCAGTTAGTTCGCAGTATTAAGCCTGTGGCGGAAGCAGTGGGGCGAAAAATGTACGGGGTGGAATGTCCGCAATTCGCGATCGTATAG
- a CDS encoding multiple antibiotic resistance (MarC)-related protein (similar to AA sequence:cyanobase_aa:LBDG_38510): protein MFCYCARWKEIKIRFAIDKLRLNPASYSNRNTVTIDILMFDSQLASLSTEWQALTQHLPITFIAKAFLTLFVIVDPIGLVPLFIALVEGRSPEEQSRIAQRAILVSAGILLTFALSGAFVLRYLDISMEAFQVTAGILLFKIGIDMVFAQRERETEEEEKEAQLRQDVSVFPLAIPLIAGPGTLATMLILIQEADSHALGEVIVLTDTAIVLLIAYLLLILSKYLAQVLGQTGVNVVTRILGVLLAALAVQYIADGTIALLQTGVIHFLQQNRAA from the coding sequence ATGTTCTGTTATTGTGCCAGATGGAAAGAGATCAAGATCAGATTCGCGATCGATAAGCTGCGTCTCAACCCAGCTAGCTACAGTAATAGAAACACCGTTACGATCGATATCCTCATGTTTGATTCTCAATTGGCATCGCTTTCTACTGAGTGGCAAGCCCTAACGCAACATCTTCCAATCACATTCATCGCCAAAGCCTTTCTAACACTCTTTGTCATTGTTGATCCGATCGGATTAGTTCCTCTGTTTATTGCATTAGTGGAAGGTCGATCGCCAGAAGAACAATCTCGCATCGCTCAACGTGCCATTCTCGTCTCAGCCGGGATTCTTCTGACCTTCGCGCTTTCTGGAGCTTTTGTTCTCCGATATCTCGACATTAGCATGGAGGCATTTCAGGTGACAGCCGGAATTCTGCTCTTCAAAATTGGGATTGATATGGTATTTGCTCAACGCGAACGGGAAACTGAAGAAGAGGAAAAAGAAGCACAATTGCGTCAGGATGTGAGCGTGTTTCCGTTGGCAATTCCCTTAATCGCAGGACCAGGTACGCTTGCGACGATGCTGATTTTAATTCAAGAAGCGGATAGCCATGCACTGGGAGAAGTGATTGTTTTAACGGATACCGCGATCGTATTGTTGATTGCATATCTCTTACTCATCCTGTCAAAGTACTTAGCTCAAGTGCTGGGACAAACCGGAGTCAATGTCGTAACTCGGATTTTGGGAGTGTTGCTGGCAGCGTTAGCCGTGCAATATATCGCAGATGGCACGATCGCTTTATTGCAAACAGGTGTGATTCACTTTTTGCAGCAGAATCGAGCGGCGTGA
- a CDS encoding prolyl oligopeptidase (similar to AA sequence:cyanobase_aa:LBDG_24050), which translates to MSSLHYPRTSTVGQKDIYHGVEVADPYRWLEDPDSEETRAWVEAQNQVTFSYLEQIPARESIKQRLTQIWDYEKYSIPFQRGERYFYFKNDGLQNQSVLYTLNTLDGEPRELLDPNKLSEDGTIALSGLAISEDGNWMAYGLSTAGSDWQEWSVRKIETGEDNSDRIQWVKFSGASWTTDHQGFFYSRYPEPNESTQYADINHFHKLYYHRLGTDQSEDRLVFELPDQKEALLGGSVTEDGNYLVIYVRFGSAPKNLIYYKDLTTPDAPVVPLIDVLEAEYSLIDNEGGLFWFETNLDAPRGRVIAIDLKNPDLANWQEVIPEAAETLQGVSLFGNQFVASYLKDAYSQIKVLNLQGELIREVDLPGIGSVGGFGGERKDTETFYSFTSFTTPPTIYRYNLETGESTLFRQPQVDFNPNEYEVKQVFYHSKDGTQVPMFITHKKGLELNGNNLTRLYGYGGFNVSLTPSFSVANLVWMERGGVFAVPNLRGGGEYGEAWHQAGTKLNKQNVFDDFIAAAEWLIEHRYTSSQKLAIAGGSNGGLLVGACMTQRPDLFGAALPAVGVLDMLRFPKFTIGWAWTTDYGSPDDPEEFKALYAYSPLHNLKPGTSYPATMITTADHDDRVVPAHSFKFAAALQAAHQGEQPVLIRIETKAGHGAGKPTAKIIEEIADQWAFLEAVL; encoded by the coding sequence ATGTCTTCTCTGCACTATCCACGTACTTCGACTGTTGGTCAAAAAGACATCTATCATGGGGTGGAAGTTGCAGATCCATATCGCTGGTTAGAAGATCCAGATTCCGAGGAAACTCGTGCTTGGGTTGAGGCGCAAAATCAAGTTACATTCAGCTACTTAGAGCAAATTCCGGCACGAGAATCGATTAAACAGCGGCTCACACAAATCTGGGATTATGAGAAATACAGCATTCCGTTTCAGCGAGGAGAGCGCTATTTCTACTTCAAAAATGACGGTTTGCAAAATCAAAGCGTTCTCTACACTTTGAATACGCTAGACGGTGAGCCGCGAGAATTATTAGACCCGAATAAACTTTCAGAAGATGGCACGATCGCGCTTTCTGGTTTGGCAATTAGCGAAGACGGAAACTGGATGGCGTATGGATTATCGACGGCTGGATCAGATTGGCAAGAATGGTCTGTGCGAAAGATTGAGACCGGAGAAGATAACAGCGATCGTATTCAATGGGTGAAATTTTCTGGCGCTTCTTGGACAACGGATCATCAAGGGTTCTTTTACTCCCGCTATCCAGAGCCAAACGAATCAACCCAGTATGCCGATATCAATCATTTCCACAAGCTTTATTATCACCGTTTGGGAACGGATCAATCTGAAGATCGCTTAGTCTTTGAACTTCCAGATCAGAAGGAAGCGTTACTCGGTGGCAGTGTGACCGAAGACGGAAACTATCTAGTCATCTATGTCCGCTTTGGTTCTGCACCTAAGAATTTAATTTATTACAAAGACCTTACGACTCCCGATGCTCCGGTTGTTCCATTGATTGATGTTTTAGAAGCAGAATATAGCTTAATTGACAATGAAGGTGGCTTATTCTGGTTTGAGACGAACTTAGATGCACCACGCGGGCGAGTGATTGCGATCGACCTTAAAAACCCCGATCTCGCTAACTGGCAAGAAGTCATCCCCGAAGCTGCCGAAACCCTTCAAGGCGTGAGTCTCTTTGGAAACCAGTTCGTTGCTTCATACCTCAAAGATGCTTACAGCCAAATCAAAGTTCTCAATCTTCAAGGCGAATTGATCCGAGAAGTTGACCTGCCTGGAATCGGTTCTGTTGGCGGTTTTGGTGGAGAACGAAAAGATACCGAAACCTTCTACAGTTTCACCAGTTTTACAACGCCACCGACCATCTATCGCTACAACTTAGAAACCGGAGAAAGCACGTTATTCCGACAACCGCAAGTGGATTTCAACCCCAACGAATACGAGGTAAAGCAAGTTTTCTATCACAGTAAAGATGGCACTCAGGTTCCGATGTTCATCACCCACAAAAAGGGCTTAGAGCTAAACGGGAACAATCTCACTCGCTTATATGGCTATGGTGGATTCAATGTTTCACTCACTCCAAGTTTTTCTGTTGCCAATCTCGTCTGGATGGAGCGCGGCGGCGTGTTCGCGGTTCCCAACCTACGCGGCGGTGGCGAATACGGGGAAGCATGGCATCAAGCTGGAACAAAACTAAACAAGCAAAACGTATTCGATGATTTCATTGCGGCAGCAGAATGGCTGATTGAACATAGATATACGTCTTCTCAGAAATTAGCGATCGCTGGCGGTAGTAATGGCGGGTTGCTCGTTGGAGCCTGTATGACTCAACGCCCCGACTTATTTGGGGCAGCACTTCCCGCAGTAGGCGTACTCGATATGCTGCGATTTCCGAAATTTACGATCGGGTGGGCATGGACAACCGACTATGGCTCTCCCGATGATCCAGAAGAATTCAAAGCACTATACGCTTACTCTCCGCTGCATAATTTGAAGCCCGGAACGAGCTATCCCGCCACGATGATTACCACAGCAGATCATGACGATCGAGTGGTTCCTGCTCATAGTTTCAAGTTTGCGGCAGCACTCCAAGCGGCTCATCAGGGAGAACAACCTGTGCTGATTCGGATTGAGACGAAAGCGGGACATGGAGCCGGAAAACCCACTGCAAAAATCATCGAAGAAATTGCGGATCAATGGGCGTTTCTTGAGGCGGTGCTTTGA
- a CDS encoding hypothetical protein (similar to AA sequence:cyanobase_aa:sll1092) has product MLDTHTFIWYSEGLPNLPNPIRIAIEDADQAYVSIVSLWEIAIKVSLGKLALQADYTTLESGLLSARLTLLPISFDDTVGVISLPSHHRDPFDRILVAQAINLNCPLVSRDSILDAYPVQRSWV; this is encoded by the coding sequence TTGCTTGATACTCACACTTTCATTTGGTACTCAGAAGGTTTGCCCAATCTGCCGAATCCTATTCGGATTGCGATCGAAGATGCAGACCAAGCTTATGTAAGCATTGTCAGCTTATGGGAAATTGCGATAAAAGTCAGTTTGGGCAAGTTAGCACTTCAAGCTGATTATACGACACTTGAATCAGGGCTGTTGTCTGCTAGATTAACGCTACTACCGATTTCTTTTGATGACACGGTTGGAGTCATCAGCCTACCCTCTCATCATCGTGATCCATTCGATCGCATTCTTGTCGCACAAGCCATAAACCTAAATTGTCCTCTGGTGAGTCGGGATAGTATTCTTGATGCTTATCCAGTTCAGCGATCGTGGGTGTAA
- a CDS encoding hypothetical protein (hypothetical protein alr7383;~similar to AA sequence:cyanobase_aa:LBDG_03940) translates to MTHSSNRQFVWNHDCDRSIEIDALLEEIDQGLLRLVNLKSVDPHDPVTVSDLPYPWQVLGMGNYAAVFMHPDYPDQVVKIYAPNRPGFEEEREVYRRLGSHPAFSECLYAHENVLVLKRLHGITLYDCLHFGKRIPASVIRDIDRALDYARSQGLFPHDVHARNVMMANGSGLVVDVSDFLHLDPCAKWDHFKRAYYWFYRPIVVPLRLRVPHALLNTIRRSYRRLDRFVSRLIKVCRLG, encoded by the coding sequence ATGACGCATTCCTCGAACCGTCAATTTGTTTGGAACCATGACTGCGATCGTTCGATCGAGATTGATGCTTTGCTCGAAGAAATCGATCAAGGTTTACTACGCTTGGTCAATCTCAAAAGTGTAGATCCTCATGATCCGGTAACGGTTTCTGATCTTCCTTATCCTTGGCAAGTTTTAGGAATGGGGAACTATGCGGCGGTGTTCATGCACCCGGACTACCCCGACCAAGTGGTCAAGATTTACGCGCCGAACCGTCCTGGGTTTGAGGAAGAACGGGAAGTGTATCGCCGTTTGGGATCACATCCAGCGTTTTCAGAATGTCTCTACGCCCACGAAAATGTTTTAGTTCTAAAACGGTTACATGGAATCACACTGTATGATTGTCTGCACTTTGGCAAACGGATTCCAGCATCGGTGATTCGAGATATCGATCGAGCACTCGACTATGCGCGTAGCCAAGGACTCTTTCCGCACGATGTTCATGCTCGCAATGTCATGATGGCGAATGGTTCTGGTCTAGTCGTCGATGTTTCGGACTTTCTGCATCTCGATCCTTGTGCCAAGTGGGATCACTTCAAACGAGCATACTACTGGTTCTACCGCCCGATCGTGGTTCCTCTCAGACTGCGAGTGCCCCATGCTCTGCTAAACACGATCCGCAGAAGTTATCGTCGCCTCGATCGATTCGTTAGCCGATTGATCAAAGTCTGCCGACTAGGTTAA
- a CDS encoding putative serine/threonine kinase (similar to AA sequence:cyanobase_aa:LBDG_50520) yields MTTFVGKTLQNGKYTLDQELGRGGFGITYCATHHWLDQVMVIKTMNDSLRQDHNFANFQRQFQDEAKRLAMCVHPGIVRVNDFFVEDGLPYMVMDYIPGPTLAQVVFPNSPLPEATAIAYIHQIAAALNAVHHLGLLHRDVKPQNLILRQGTDQVILIDFGTAREFSPGLTQTHTSMFSEGYAPIEQYLPQAKRTAAIDVYGLAATLYSLVTAKVPIASILRDRQPLAEPREFRPGLSLKTNQAILHGMALELDHRPASVNEWLALLPKPGAIESPILGANSTPSVSAPLSQVATVALGSPRSTVQTTLPPQPVKNWQPWLWSGIVGVGVMSAGLWATQFSTSTTAPVSPSPTASPLPAPTTRPEQNTEPLKTPVPVTPQERSEPTPRATTQPTPSPTVTPEPTPDPEPPINTDLSPSPSPSPSPTPEATPASGQSGSGQDDKKDRGNGQKPEKKKKNNSGNAASDPPVNVETP; encoded by the coding sequence ATGACTACTTTTGTGGGCAAAACGTTGCAAAACGGGAAATACACGCTGGATCAAGAACTCGGACGTGGGGGATTTGGTATCACCTACTGTGCCACTCATCATTGGCTGGATCAAGTCATGGTGATCAAAACGATGAATGATTCGCTGCGTCAAGACCACAACTTCGCGAACTTTCAGCGTCAGTTTCAGGATGAAGCGAAACGACTCGCAATGTGTGTTCATCCGGGAATCGTTCGCGTGAATGATTTTTTTGTGGAAGATGGGTTGCCTTACATGGTGATGGACTATATTCCAGGTCCGACATTGGCGCAGGTCGTCTTTCCAAATTCACCCTTACCAGAAGCAACCGCGATCGCATATATTCATCAAATCGCAGCAGCGTTAAATGCCGTTCATCATTTGGGATTGCTGCATCGGGATGTTAAGCCCCAAAACTTGATTCTGCGCCAAGGAACTGATCAAGTGATTTTGATTGATTTTGGAACTGCACGTGAATTTTCTCCTGGACTGACTCAGACTCATACAAGTATGTTTTCTGAAGGGTATGCCCCGATCGAGCAATATTTACCACAAGCCAAACGGACAGCCGCGATCGATGTCTATGGATTGGCAGCAACTCTGTACTCTCTCGTGACGGCGAAAGTTCCGATCGCTTCGATTTTGCGCGATCGACAGCCCCTTGCAGAACCCCGCGAATTCCGTCCCGGTTTAAGCCTGAAGACGAATCAAGCAATTTTGCATGGAATGGCGCTTGAACTCGATCACCGACCCGCAAGCGTGAATGAATGGTTAGCTTTACTACCGAAGCCAGGAGCGATCGAGAGTCCAATCTTAGGGGCTAACTCGACTCCATCTGTATCCGCACCTCTGAGTCAGGTTGCGACCGTTGCTCTTGGATCGCCTCGATCGACGGTTCAAACTACACTACCGCCGCAACCCGTAAAAAACTGGCAACCTTGGCTCTGGAGTGGAATTGTCGGAGTCGGGGTCATGTCTGCGGGTCTATGGGCAACTCAATTTTCGACTTCAACAACCGCTCCCGTCTCTCCCAGTCCTACAGCGTCACCGCTTCCAGCACCCACAACGCGCCCAGAGCAAAACACCGAACCACTCAAAACTCCCGTTCCGGTCACACCCCAAGAACGTTCGGAACCAACCCCAAGAGCAACCACCCAACCCACTCCATCTCCTACGGTTACACCAGAGCCGACTCCAGATCCAGAACCGCCCATCAATACTGATCTTTCTCCGAGTCCGTCGCCTTCCCCCTCTCCGACACCAGAAGCAACTCCCGCTTCGGGACAGTCTGGATCAGGACAAGACGACAAAAAAGACCGTGGAAATGGTCAGAAGCCAGAGAAAAAGAAGAAGAACAATTCAGGGAATGCAGCCAGCGATCCTCCAGTGAATGTAGAAACTCCTTAA
- a CDS encoding unknown protein (similar to AA sequence:cyanobase_aa:ssl2138), translating to MTAKEKIINELAEMPDDLADEILRFLLSVKARQTQSTELDRPTQKRKAGVMKGTFVLPLTDDFDEPLEDFKEYME from the coding sequence ATGACTGCGAAAGAGAAAATTATCAATGAATTAGCAGAAATGCCAGATGATCTTGCAGATGAAATACTCCGGTTTTTGCTATCTGTGAAAGCTCGTCAAACTCAATCTACTGAATTAGACCGCCCAACACAAAAGCGAAAAGCAGGTGTAATGAAAGGTACGTTTGTTCTTCCTTTAACCGATGATTTTGATGAACCTTTAGAGGATTTTAAGGAGTACATGGAATGA
- a CDS encoding major facilitator superfamily MFS_1 (similar to AA sequence:cyanobase_aa:PCC7424_2922), translating into MGVGIEISLFLKLMNNVTLFGMPAEKGRWFFVPLGIIALLCLGTVYSWSIFRKPLESLLKINATESLLPFTILLVVFAILMPIAGFLIERYGVRLVTAVGGIVTGLGYVLSGLDANAFTLVLTYGIITGAGIGIVYGVPLAVAAKWFPDKKGIALGTTVIGFGLSPLITAPIAKNLIETYGVRQSFVILGTVFAAIIVLVALMLKMPPTGWTPAGWTPSAKTIASQGTKMLGTQAFNGLWICYTIGTFVGLAAIGISSPVAQEIIKIDAGTAAATVSLFAVFNGLGRPLFGWLSDRFSPKRAAIVSYVLILIASILMINAQAGQVGTYLAAFCLFWLCLGGWLAIAPTATATLFDANNYAKNYGIVFTAYGVGAVLGTVLAGRIKDTFGSYTLFFYPTAILAIVGIIVATFMLKRPSAATVSDRSVA; encoded by the coding sequence ATGGGTGTTGGCATCGAAATTTCCCTTTTCCTAAAACTGATGAATAACGTTACCCTTTTTGGTATGCCTGCGGAAAAAGGACGCTGGTTCTTTGTTCCACTCGGCATCATTGCTTTACTGTGTCTCGGAACCGTTTACTCGTGGAGTATTTTTCGCAAGCCATTGGAGTCGCTGCTGAAGATTAACGCCACCGAAAGTTTACTCCCTTTTACAATTTTGCTGGTAGTCTTTGCGATACTCATGCCGATCGCGGGCTTTCTGATTGAACGTTACGGAGTTCGGTTAGTTACTGCTGTCGGTGGCATTGTTACAGGATTGGGCTATGTCCTTTCTGGATTAGATGCCAATGCGTTTACGCTAGTGCTGACCTACGGCATCATTACGGGTGCTGGAATTGGCATTGTTTACGGAGTTCCGCTGGCAGTTGCCGCAAAATGGTTTCCTGATAAAAAAGGAATTGCACTCGGAACAACAGTGATCGGATTCGGACTATCGCCGCTGATTACTGCACCGATCGCGAAAAACCTGATTGAAACGTATGGCGTTCGTCAGTCTTTTGTGATTTTGGGAACAGTGTTTGCAGCAATCATTGTTCTAGTCGCATTAATGCTCAAAATGCCGCCCACAGGTTGGACTCCCGCAGGTTGGACTCCAAGTGCTAAAACGATCGCTTCTCAAGGCACGAAAATGCTAGGAACCCAAGCCTTTAATGGATTGTGGATCTGCTACACGATCGGAACTTTTGTGGGACTCGCAGCGATCGGGATTTCTAGCCCAGTTGCCCAAGAAATTATCAAGATTGATGCTGGAACTGCGGCAGCAACGGTTTCGTTGTTTGCAGTCTTTAATGGATTGGGTCGTCCGTTGTTCGGTTGGCTGTCCGATCGCTTTTCTCCAAAACGGGCGGCGATCGTCTCTTATGTGCTGATTTTGATCGCCTCGATTTTGATGATCAATGCTCAAGCGGGACAGGTCGGGACCTATTTAGCCGCGTTCTGCTTATTCTGGTTATGCTTGGGAGGATGGTTAGCGATCGCGCCCACTGCTACTGCCACTTTGTTTGATGCGAATAACTATGCCAAGAACTACGGCATCGTGTTCACAGCTTATGGAGTTGGAGCGGTCTTAGGAACCGTCTTGGCAGGTCGAATTAAAGATACATTCGGCAGCTATACGTTGTTCTTTTATCCCACAGCCATTTTAGCGATCGTGGGAATTATTGTTGCGACCTTTATGCTGAAGCGTCCGAGTGCTGCAACAGTATCAGATCGATCAGTCGCTTAA
- a CDS encoding leucine rich repeat variant (similar to AA sequence:cyanobase_aa:Cyan7425_4105) codes for MDLSLEVAANPDTPPDQLQKMAKTAIALLANRCQGNWSQITGDLLESQICIVIAQNANTPPETLLKLAQIFPLQVLNSPVMPLLLLGEEDFLYQLYQHYPDVLRLEQLPDFLLNWAANHHDTALRASLANSPYTSRSLLERLSRDRSVLVRCAIAANSNTPVHCLETLSQDQAVQVRRAISQQRLLPDILIKLAKDKSYQVRQDVARNSNTPIHCLEQLAEDANFSVRASVVSNPRTPILCVRKLADDVATRVRIQVLRRADLPRDVLEQLAQDHHEDVRAVAASHPSLSGELLEKLSCDRYPHVCAAVGKNPNTPISILNVLVQRQHRRICAALASNSNASAEILRHLSQHEASWVRMEVAANSKTPVDVLQALTRDPDRTVSYCAGENLS; via the coding sequence ATGGATTTGTCATTAGAAGTCGCAGCTAACCCTGACACGCCACCAGACCAACTTCAGAAGATGGCAAAAACCGCGATCGCTTTACTTGCGAATCGTTGTCAGGGTAACTGGTCTCAAATCACGGGAGACTTACTGGAAAGTCAAATCTGTATCGTGATCGCACAAAATGCTAATACTCCGCCAGAAACACTGCTGAAGTTAGCTCAGATATTTCCGCTACAAGTTCTGAACAGTCCTGTGATGCCCTTATTGTTATTAGGAGAGGAAGATTTTTTATATCAGTTATACCAGCACTATCCTGATGTTCTTCGTCTAGAACAACTTCCTGATTTTCTTCTAAACTGGGCTGCGAATCATCACGATACAGCGCTTCGAGCCAGTCTTGCGAATAGTCCGTATACTTCCCGATCGCTGCTTGAACGTCTGAGTCGCGATCGTTCTGTCCTCGTGCGTTGTGCGATCGCAGCAAACTCAAATACGCCAGTTCATTGTCTAGAAACACTTTCTCAAGATCAAGCTGTGCAAGTCCGTCGAGCTATTTCTCAACAAAGGCTCCTACCTGATATTCTTATCAAACTAGCAAAGGATAAAAGCTACCAAGTTCGTCAGGATGTAGCAAGAAATTCCAACACACCCATTCATTGTTTAGAACAGCTTGCAGAAGATGCGAATTTCAGCGTTCGTGCAAGTGTGGTCAGCAATCCACGGACTCCAATTCTTTGTGTCAGAAAACTTGCTGATGATGTTGCAACAAGAGTTCGCATTCAAGTATTGCGAAGAGCAGATTTACCAAGAGATGTCTTAGAACAGCTTGCTCAGGATCATCATGAAGACGTTCGTGCAGTTGCAGCAAGTCACCCATCACTTTCTGGTGAACTCTTAGAGAAACTATCATGCGATCGCTATCCTCATGTTTGCGCCGCCGTTGGTAAGAATCCGAATACTCCGATATCAATCCTGAATGTTCTTGTTCAAAGACAACATCGCCGCATTTGTGCTGCCTTGGCTAGTAATTCAAACGCATCGGCTGAAATATTGAGGCATTTATCTCAGCATGAAGCGAGTTGGGTGCGGATGGAAGTCGCAGCAAATTCAAAGACTCCCGTTGATGTTCTTCAAGCACTCACTCGTGATCCAGATCGGACGGTTTCCTACTGTGCTGGCGAAAATTTGAGTTGA